From the Trifolium pratense cultivar HEN17-A07 linkage group LG4, ARS_RC_1.1, whole genome shotgun sequence genome, the window caatcaacaacacaagaatataacgtggaaactccaaaaccggagaaaaaaccacggtcgttgtcaaaaccgacaaccagagaataaacactatgtgaaaattgttacaacacatagacttcactctcaatcaccccatgccccaatacaccacactctccaaagtaaatatttgaactacatctcaaatactcttaaacaagagcataagagaaaatcaaaaaagacacaaatataaacttaaagtgtttacaagtgttactgcttggtgcaattataaacaaagaacttaggtccattatatagccttgattcccccattgcttcaccattctaagcgatgtgggacttcttcaatataatttctttgatcttttttttcccttcattagcaatgtgggacttacattgcaatcaaccccaacagcAGAAGCATGGGGACTAAAAGCGGTTATTTTTTGGTTAAGGAACTTAGGTTATTCTAGTATTGTCATAGAACTAGATTGCAAGCTAGTAGTTGATGGCATCACTAGTAaacttattttttgtactgaattTGACATTCTATTATATGCATGTAAAGCTTCATTATTTGCTTTATCAAACTTTAGGATGAGTTTTATTACGAGACAAGTTAACAATGTGGCTCATTCACTAGCTAGAGTAGCACAGTGCGGTGTGTTTAAGAGATGACAAAGGTAATTTCATTCGAGCACAAACATTGTGGAGCTATGGTAATCCACTTCCACATGAAGGAGAAGCATGGGGACTAAAAGCGGCTATTTTTTGGTTAAGGAACTTAGGCTATTCTAGTGTTGTCGTAGAACTAGATTGCAAACTAGTAGTTGATGGCATCACTGGTAAACTTAATTTTCGTACTGAATTTGACACTCTATTATATGCATGTAAAGCTTCATTATTTGCTTTATCAAACTttaggataaattttattatgagACAAGTTAACAACAAGTTAACAACGTGGCTCATTCATTAGCTAAGCATTGTCATTTGCTAGTCAAAATTTAATTACATAACATCATGTATTAAAGTTATGTGAAAGTTAATTACATACCATCTTGTATTATCTTGTATTGAAGTTTTATTATTAAGattgttatgataaaaaaaaactggttTCATTAATTATGTCACGTAAATTGTTGTGTATACTATGGATTTTATTCAAAATGAATTTGTAAGGTTTTTGTGACTGCTTTGGGAGACTTTCTCCATTGTGGTATTTGTATTTGACTTTTTAAACacattttatgcttttaatatAATTTCTGTAGgttctaaaaaaaaactaaattaaaaatggTTTATAAACAACTTAgaagtttaaattttgtttttctaaccagatttcttttttatttctttggttcGTTAAGAAATAATTTTAGGGCATTTGTGTAagtccctatttttttttaaagtgtcatgtttaatataaaaaatttaatattaaaacaaatattaacaaattatttttatattgataaAAAAGAATATGGAATAACAGTGTAAGATAATTTTACACTACCAACTAATATCAACTATGTTTTCTGTCACATCATCCCACTAACCAtactttcttaatatgatgtgGAAAAATAATTCATTCTTATTAGTTGTCAGTATAAAATTTACACCGACTGTGCGTAGTCTTCAAACTCTTTAAGATTTGACTATTTAATACTCCTATCGGTTATAATAATATCATGAATTTGTGCACCATGAAAAACATGATGCACTTGTTCATATTAGCCAAAACACTCCTGACCaattctaacatgcacaagtacATCATATCTTTCATGGTGAACTTGTGCATGAtatcattataacgaatacgaattttacaaaattcactgttaGATTGttagtttatatcatatagatcatccatgtcaaattttaatgaaattgaagatcatatgatatgtcactgagacccatcaaaattgacggtttgtgtgtttttattaaataccgttaattttgatggatctcaatgaTCTGccatattattttcaatttctttaaaatttgacataaataatctatatgatataaactatcaatccaacgataaattttataaaattcgtatcgATTATAATGATATCATGACGCACTTCATCATATTACCAAAAGCCCTCTAATCCTGTGTATTTTTAGGACACATcttgacattttattttattttaagaaaagtaaaaaaaatcttgagatTTTGGAGGCACATGGGTGGTAGAACGTGTCAACAATGTAGAGCACGTACGAGTACAATGAATGTATGATAAGCACACGTGTAGGGCGCTGAAACAGTAGGTACTAGGGACACTTCACAGTTGGCACTTGTACACTGGTCTGTTTATCCTACCCTGCAAGTCTGCACTCATACATAGGAGTGAGGACCCtttattttaaggaaaaaagaGCACTTTTCTAATTTGTCCTAAGCACTGTTTCCAATTAGTGGACTAATTTAAAATTGGAGAATTCTTGAAAGATCACGAAATCCTAGAACCAGACAAACCAttgtatcatatcatataaGCATTGGCCAACGAGTCGGAGTGGACTGGAAAAGGGTAAAATTGTGGAATTTGGTTTTGCCATGGAAAAGGTAAGATCGGATGAATACCATGGACAAGTGatttatcaaatatgaattttataaaatttactgttggattgaaagtttatatcttatagatcattcacaaattttttaaatatttttaaaaatcatttgatgtgttattgagacccatcaaaatttacgttatttaataaatcgttaatcttgatgtgtctcaataacacatcaaatgatttttaatttttctaaatttttctatgaatgatctatatgatctaaactttcaattcaacgatgaattttgtaaaatttgtattcgttataatgttattcgtgactggtccaccatggaccacttgattaagtggtccatattagaatttacgaTGAAATAtagttgtttgatttttttatgagttgcaaagttgttattttatttttataattttttttctcataatcTTCTATGTTTTTCCGGTTTTTTCTATTGTGGACTATAGTTTTGCGATAGATGggcgtttttttttcttcataattttgttattttttggaGGCCTAAAAGCATTGTTTTGGTTGCCTTAACCTTGGGACGACCATGATATGGGAGAATGTTAATGCACACTTTACATCAATTCTTTTCGATGAAGGTATACATTAGTAACATATACCATATATATATGGTGTATTAACTATTCCCTTcatcctaaaatataagcaaaatttgcTCAAtaaaagtggatgtatttggtctaaatctttaactaaatacatcaagttttttgacccacttttgcttatattttgggacggatgaaaTACTTTTTAGTTATCACACCTCAAActctatttaattattttttatttataacttataacttcTTCTAAAAATCAACATTTAATCAAATGGTCGAACTCTAGTAGCTATTGAGTTCCACCAAATAACAAATTGTTCGGAAGAATATCCAAGTTCAATTTTTCggttgaataatttttattagacTTTTCTTATTTTCTAGTCGAACTTCGGATACAAAGACCTCTTCTCGCAAAAATCGAAGGGTTGAAAATCAAAGTATACTAACAAATCCATTAACATGTACTGTATAAGCAAAAACTATTTGTCTttgtctttttttcaaaaaaatttgccTCCTAGGCATTCTCCTATATGGTGGTGTATTTGACAATTATAAATTCATTTAACAtcatttcataatatttttgtattaaataaaaaatattctagtatttaatttctacattatatttttatcgatttcaagaaaatattaatttattatttaatcattttaatAATCATTGTTGATCAATTTAGTAGAAAAATTACTATTAAACGAGATACtaataatatactccctccgtctcattttataagaactaatttgactaaatgacattattcatttatattgctttgaccatattttttacaataatatatagatataaatattagcatataagatcttggtTGATtcgttttgatgagtattttcaaaatatcaaatttttataatttttactaataaaaaattaaaaatattagcgATCAAAATTATGCGTTGGCATACATGCATAAATGCATTAGTCAAACtaacttttatattttgagacggagaaaatatttgtaatatcaatatcaatatattcAAGAATCAATATGAAATCGAGTTATTTTTAAAGACTAAAATAGTGGTTTGTCGATATTAAAGATgagaattttgtaaaaaataatattaaaagagTTTAATTATTGTAGACCGTCGAAAGATGGATAAACATTAATTTAGTGGTACGATGATTATTTTCCCTCCCTTACCCACGGTTTCACATTTTCCCCAAAACCGAAACCTTGTTTCTCACTCCTCAAATTAATTGACGTCATTAAATTCCCACCCTACCTTCATTCTTTTGTCGTTTCCATCTTTCTGGACCACTCTTCCACTTTGGGCCCTAGTGGTCCCACCTTTCTAAATATCCACTAAGACCATCTACGATGGTTTTTCTATTTAACATCCATTTTTTCACttcacatcattttctctttcttccacctaatcattcaacactcaTTCAACTTTTACTCTCTTCAATGGTTTTTCATTCAACACCCTATctcaccactttctctaccccaccactttctatttcatattcttatttaaatttaaatttttgtttttatgattaaataaaattataattatcgattaaaattaaattaaaataatacacttaacaaaatttatttaaataattttttttattttcttaatttaaaatgtaatacatcacacaaataacgtaattaatacgatgcaaattaacttaaaatatgaaacaacacacaaataaCGTATAGTACGAAACAAATGTTggagttttgataattgttgggataattagaacaattattgggatccatttcactaaaaaaagattaaaactttaaaagaaagactaattagaaatataataatagattaagatagtgaataacttggttttttttctgtgtccaaatgaaacGAACCAAATTTCTATttatagagagaaaaaaatcacgaattttggtaaaaaaataaaaaattaatttgcaatgaaataattgagttcaaagatAATAATGTGGTAAAAATCCAGCCAACCAACCAGAACATGCCACCTGTCCCGGTCAGCTTCTCTCTCCTTCTCTCCTTGCGCGTAACGCGCCCTGTCCCCGCGTGTCTTACACGCGCCTGCTGCGGACCAATAAATCAGTGTCGCGTGTCCTCGTGGCAGCATTCAATGGGTGTTGAATTGATTCATCACCTCTCTCATCCACCTCACATTCAACATCCCTCTTGCAATGGATTCAACAGTTGAGAGTGCCATTAAACACCCACTTTCAACACCATTGTATATGGTCTAACAAAAATGCCAAGACCCCAATTACATATCgtattttacttttatgttctaaaataaatgatatatttttgatttattgtatTATTCATGAGCTTTAATgcaattttaatcttttttttgaaaaatctgaatttttGATCCCTGattttaaaagtcaactttttaatctccctattttgaaaaatctgaacttttgatcccctattttaaaagtcaactttttgatctcatattttgaaaaacctgaagttTTAACCCctctattttagatttttctaaattttagtcTCCAACTCAATTTGGTAAGacttttgctgatgtgtcaagcTCATTAATGACGTGACAGTTTTCATGTTGACAAAACATTTCCatgtcattaatatttttttaaatcaaatatttaaaagtattaaaataataaaataattaatgataaatataaaacaataaaataaacctatttacattatataataataactaaatttattgattaaaaaaaaactaaattaaaactctttacattattatataactAAAATTCAGTAAATTAGTCAAAGAAGTCAGAAAAGCAAACGCTGGTTCCCAATCATGACACCCAAGGAAATCAGAAACACAAATTATCACGCTCGTGTTAacatttttcatctttgttcGCTCCCTCTCAATCGGTCATTGACTTTGTTCTCAATCGTTAACTTTTTTTGGttaatttactgatttttttattatatatatgtatattgtATAGAGGTTAATTTTAccgatttttaaaattattattaattaattcattgtttaatatttttaaaatatttgatgtaaaaataTTAAAGACATGGAAACATTTTGTCATCATGGCACTGCCACGCCAATAATAAGtttgacacatcagcaaaaatttgaccaaattgagtttgaggactaaaattcaaaaaatctaaaataggggatcaaaactttgggtttttcaaaatagggggatcaaaaagtttacttttaaaatagggggatcaaaagttcagatttttcaaaataggggatcaaaaagttagcttttaaaatagggggatcaaaagttcagatttttcaaaatagggggatcaaaagtgcattaaagcctataatctaatttgacattatttttttactaatatatacatgtaaatattagtatatgagatgtttgatttgtctcgattagtattttcaaaatatacaatttttataatttttaataacaaataattaaatatattaacgATCAAAGTTGTACATCGACAAATGTAATGATGGTCAAacatgtcatttattttgggacagagagTGTATCTTACCCCCTCCTGTCTTAATTATAAGAGaagattcactttttagatacattgaaagtttaatatatctagtctatagtctagatacatcaaactttgaatgtatctaaaaaataatttttttccttataattaggagaagagagaatatatcttatataaagtcaattgataaaatatttagttttttttttaatcaataaaatatttagttagtTTTCTTGAAGTTTAGATTTAAACTTCATTGactaaaatgtaaaaaaaaaaaaaaactttaatataAAAGATCATAGAGTATGATGGTACACCCGCATTTTCATTCGTCCACAACATTCCGATAAAGGATAATggcatgaaaaaaatatatagctCTAATTcaattaaggaaaatgctaaccggtgcccccggggcactggttaaggtaactaaagatagtaatattatcttgaaacttgtgaagtcaacatcttaaaagtttaaatttttgttttttcaatgtaatttttttcttttctttccctttttagttccttaactagtgccccgggggcactagttagcatgacccttcaATTAAATAGATGAATTAATGCAAATAGTTGAATTAATGCAAATGCACATAGTTGAATTGATCATACCGTAATGATTTTAAGaatcatgttaaacagtgctcCGGAACACTAGTTATTAGTTAAGCAtgctaaaaaaaacaaataataaaattaatgttaagGGATGATATTCCCTTAACGTTAAATGCACAATttacaagataaaatttctatattaatatatttaacaagTGCCTCGAGGGAACTAATGCTCGAGGatactgtttaacatttttctaattttaattgTGAATTGAGCTATAATCAAATAAGACtactttcattaaaaaataaaaatactcaactaactaaattaattttatttttaaacttgatTAACCATATATATGTATAACAAATGAGTATCAATCTACTAGCTGTCAAAAAAAGAGTATCAATCTACTCTTTTTTGTCtcgtaaataaataaaaattaatttttgagtgaagttttattttgatctCTTACAAATTTTCAACAGGTCAATTTAGttcttgacaaaaataaaatttaaattagtcTCTGATTTGTTATAACAGAGAGACTAATTCATCTTAATGTAAAAATGTTATGGActaatttgagttttatttttgttaaagacTAAATTATTATGTAAAATATTTGTGAGGGATAAAAATCAATCTTCATTtcttactttttagatttattaaaaaaataatacatgatTATTTTCAACGGTGTTGATTCAAGTAGTTTTGGCCAATGGATTCCTTCTAACATGCCGCTGTTTACACATGtcattttccttcttttctatTTCAACAATTTTCGTTGTTTCCAAAAACCCCATCTCTTTATAAATAAACCAATCTCTCTTACCATTTTCTCTTACTCCACCACTTTCCTCACTCACCTCTCTTCAAACCAAAAACcctttcattcattcatgtaTTCATCAACAGTAAAACAACCTTGTTACATAGAACAAGACAACGGTTTAGCTTCCTTAAAAGACATAGATCTTGTTGGTCACCGTGCCAATAATTTTGTTACAAAATCTATGATAACCATGGGTTATTCCAATAGAACTAGCTTCAAGAATCTTTCTATTTTGTCTTCACCTAGATCTGGTGCTAGAAGATTCTATGATACTAGATTTGAAGATCATCAACCCCACTTTCTTGAAGCTTGTTCTCTTTGTAACAAATCACTTGGTGACAATAAAGATATCTTCATGTATAGGTAAAgtccatgttttttttttttattttatttaatatttagtaTTCCTTAAATAcccttttgaaaattttcaatttttttttatgggttatgattttgatatttgattttaatttgtgCAGGGGTGACACACCTTTTTGTAGTGAAGAGTGTAGACAAGAACAAATAGAGATAGATGAATTGAAAGAGAAGAATATGAATCTTTCTTCATCTATGAAGGTTTTGAGGATTAAGGAACAAAGAAATTCAACAAACAAGGTTCAAGGCCAAGATTATTCCTTTCGTACTGGGACTGTTATTGCAGCATAGGGTCTTGGTTgaagggaaaaaagaaaaaaaattgtgacaaGAAAAAAAGAATGGAGAGAAGAAAAGTAAC encodes:
- the LOC123923931 gene encoding FCS-Like Zinc finger 3-like, which gives rise to MYSSTVKQPCYIEQDNGLASLKDIDLVGHRANNFVTKSMITMGYSNRTSFKNLSILSSPRSGARRFYDTRFEDHQPHFLEACSLCNKSLGDNKDIFMYRGDTPFCSEECRQEQIEIDELKEKNMNLSSSMKVLRIKEQRNSTNKVQGQDYSFRTGTVIAA